Genomic DNA from uncultured Methanobacterium sp.:
TTCCAAGTCCTGCAACTGCAATTAAAGCCACTGCTGCAATCAAAATAAAGTAATTCTTCATTTAATCACCTGTACCTTCATTCAATCACCTGTACGTTTTATAATTATGATCATTAACTTACAGAATTTCATTTTTAACACCAAAACTCATTTTAACATCACAGTCTATGGAAAACCACAGTCGATGCATAAAAATGAAAATAAAAAACTGCTAACTAACCAGGATCAGTTTACCTGTTTCTGGATCCTTATATACAGTTCCCATCTGCTGATAACCACTACCTGACCCAGATACATTACTTGTATCATTTAAGGTTTGACCAGTCTTTACTGAAACTGTGTCATGGGTAGGTCCCTGAGTTGAGGATACTATGGATGGATTGCTCTGTAAAGCCAGTATGGCGAACACTAAAAATCCTACTGCCAGAACCAGCATGCAGTCGGTCATGTTGATTATTCCAGATGTGGGATCTTCACCACTATCATCCAAAAATCGTCTTTTCTGGACATTATCCAAAGCCTCCAGTGTTGATTCAACTATTGCCTCTAAAATGGATAATTCATCATTGTACCATTTTTTCCGGTATCCAGATATGATATAACCTATAGCACCTGCTGCTAACCCGGTTATGGTAGTGTCGAAAGCCACTGTTAATGCCTGTGCCAGGCTGTTTATATCACCTGAACCTAAAGCAGATAAACCCGGACCTAAAGGTATCAAAGTACCTAAAAGACCAATTGTTGGAGCTAAT
This window encodes:
- a CDS encoding DUF2149 domain-containing protein, coding for MISNHDIGPQSRRAIATKLIEEQELQFSTITQKTDILVRLAPTIGLLGTLIPLGPGLSALGSGDINSLAQALTVAFDTTITGLAAGAIGYIISGYRKKWYNDELSILEAIVESTLEALDNVQKRRFLDDSGEDPTSGIINMTDCMLVLAVGFLVFAILALQSNPSIVSSTQGPTHDTVSVKTGQTLNDTSNVSGSGSGYQQMGTVYKDPETGKLILVS